In Planctomycetia bacterium, a single genomic region encodes these proteins:
- a CDS encoding VIT family protein, which yields MFIRHQERHRTEHIGWLRAAVLGANDGIVSTASLVVGVAAANSAPANVLVAGVAGLVAGAMSMAAGEYVSVSSQADTEKADLDRERQELAADDNLERQELAEIYVRRGLDQALAMKVAEQLMAHDALAAHAREELGISDVTTARPVQAALASAATFAVGAVIPLLTALVVPKSMLIPVVIVTSLFLLMLLGGLGARVGGAPVAMAAWRVTFWGALAMALTAGVGALFGAAV from the coding sequence CTGCGCGCCGCGGTCCTCGGCGCCAATGATGGAATCGTTTCGACGGCCAGTCTCGTCGTCGGGGTCGCTGCGGCGAATTCCGCCCCGGCGAACGTGTTGGTTGCGGGAGTCGCCGGATTGGTCGCAGGGGCGATGTCGATGGCGGCGGGCGAATACGTGTCGGTGAGTTCGCAGGCCGATACGGAGAAAGCCGATCTCGACCGCGAGCGGCAGGAGCTTGCCGCCGACGATAACTTGGAGCGGCAAGAGCTCGCCGAGATCTATGTCCGTCGAGGTCTTGATCAGGCTCTCGCCATGAAAGTGGCCGAGCAACTCATGGCTCACGACGCTCTCGCCGCTCACGCGCGGGAAGAGCTCGGCATTTCCGACGTTACGACCGCCCGGCCGGTTCAAGCCGCCTTGGCTTCCGCGGCGACGTTTGCCGTCGGCGCCGTGATTCCGCTTCTGACCGCGCTCGTGGTCCCTAAGTCGATGTTGATCCCTGTCGTGATCGTGACCTCCCTTTTTCTACTGATGCTGCTCGGCGGATTGGGGGCCCGTGTCGGCGGTGCACCCGTCGCGATGGCCGCCTGGCGAGTCACCTTTTGGGGCGCCTTGGCGATGGCGCTCACGGCCGGAGTCGGGGCGCTATTCGGAGCGGCAGTGTGA